A DNA window from Phoenix dactylifera cultivar Barhee BC4 chromosome 13, palm_55x_up_171113_PBpolish2nd_filt_p, whole genome shotgun sequence contains the following coding sequences:
- the LOC103721507 gene encoding WRKY transcription factor WRKY24-like yields the protein MDSSTGSLETSANSHLTSTSLSFSSPFPTSFTELLAGVGDDNSVDRPRKPASEGLSDLAGQGRGGIPKFKSIPPPSLPISPPPISPSSYFAIPNGLSPAELLDSPVLLSSYIFPSPTTGTFPSQAFNWRSTSGNPQQGVKEEDRAYSDFSFQPHTKPMISQLASFQPSSAAVSTEEAFKGLQPWSYHEIGNNNSELASQKTNISAVDMAPIRTSSSEIPTLQANSQSNNNGGYQPDYNHSNQAAQTLREQRKSDDGYNWRKYGQKQVKGSENPRSYYKCTYPNCPTKKKVEKNFDGQITEIVYKGTHNHPKPPPNRRNSASSQAIQGCLPSEASDHSFGGRSGTVIDSVMTPDNSSASFGEDDADMSSQRSNPGGVDFDEDEPDAKRWKKEGENEGTSASGNRTVREPRVVVQTTSDIDILDDGYRWRKYGQKVVKGNPNPRSYYKCTTVGCPVRKHVERASNDPRAVITTYEGKHNHDVPAARGSGGHAMNRPLTDTNSSISMAIRPSAIANHANHGTANSLFGGRLHASESQAPFTLEMLQSPPSFFCSGYENSMNSFMNQPQHQQQRHMERMLPKTKEEPREDLFLESLLF from the exons atgGATTCTTCCACAGGGAGTTTAGAGACCTCAGCCAATTCTCACCTGACCTCGACCTCTTTGTCCTTCTCCTCCCCGTTTCCAACCTCCTTCACTGAGCTCCTCGCTGGAGTCGGCGATGATAACAGCGTGGACCGCCCGAGAAAACCGGCGAGCGAGGGGCTTTCAGATCTGGCAGGTCAGGGCAGGGGAGGTATACCCAAGTTCAAGTCTATACCTCCTCCCTCATTGCCCATCTCCCCTCCTCctatctctccctcttcctaCTTTGCCATCCCGAATGGTCTAAGCCCTGCTGAGCTCCTGGATTCTCCagtcctcctctcttcttac ATCTTTCCATCTCCAACCACTGGGACTTTTCCTTCACAGGCTTTCAATTGGAGGTCCACCTCTGGTAATCCTCAACAGGGCGTCAAGGAGGAAGACAGGGCCTACTCTGATTTCTCTTTCCAGCCCCACACAAAGCCTATGATCTCCCAATTAGCATCCTTCCAGCCTTCTTCAGCTGCAGTCTCTACG GAAGAGGCCTTCAAAGGACTTCAACCATGGAGTTACCATGAGATCGGCAACAATAATTCCGAACTAGCTTCACAAAAGACCAACATCAGCGCTGTGGACATGGCACCAATCCGAACTAGTTCTTCAGAGATTCCAACTCTGCAGGCCAATTCACAAAGCAACAACAACGGTGGGTACCAACCGGATTACAACCATTCCAACCAAGCTGCTCAGACCCTGAGAGAGCAGAGAAAGTCAGATGATGGCTACAATTGGAGGAAGTATGGGCAGAAACAGGTGAAAGGAAGCGAGAATCCACGGAGCTACTACAAGTGCACCTACCCGAATTGCCCAACAAAGAAGAAGGTGGAGAAGAACTTCGACGGGCAGATCACTGAGATTGTGTACAAGGGAACCCACAACCACCCAAAGCCTCCACCCAATAGAAGAAACTCTGCCTCTTCTCAGGCAATTCAGGGTTGTCTCCCTTCTGAAGCATCCGATCATTCGTTCGGTGGGCGATCGGGCACCGTGATCGACTCCGTCATGACGCCCGACAATTCCTCAGCTTCCTTTGGTGAGGACGATGCTGATATGAGCTCTCAGAGGAGCAACCCCGGGGGTGTTGACTTTGATGAAGACGAACCTGATGCCAAGCGTTG GAAGAAAGAAGGTGAGAATGAAGGGACATCAGCTTCAGGAAATAGAACAGTGAGGGAACCCAGGGTGGTGGTTCAGACCACAAGTGATATCGATATCCTCGATGACGGGTATCGGTGGAGAAAATATGGGCAGAAGGTGGTGAAGGGCAATCCAAatccaag GAGCTACTACAAATGCACGACTGTGGGTTGCCCGGTGAGGAAACACGTGGAGAGGGCATCGAATGATCCAAGGGCGGTCATCACAACGTACGAGGGCAAGCACAACCATGATGTTCCTGCAGCTCGGGGAAGTGGGGGGCACGCAATGAACAGGCCATTAACAGATACCAACAGCAGCATCAGCATGGCAATAAGGCCTTCAGCCATAGCCAACCATGCAAACCACGGCACTGCTAACTCTCTCTTCGGGGGACGGCTCCATGCATCGGAAAGCCAGGCTCCATTTACACTAGAGATGCTGCAGTCCCCGCCGAGCTTCTTTTGCTCTGGATATGAGAATTCGATGAATTCCTTCATGAATCAGCCGCAGCATCAGCAGCAGAGACACATGGAGAGAATGCTCCCTAAAACTAAAGAAGAACCAAGAGAGGACTTGTTCCTGGAGTCACTGCTGTTCTGA